The DNA sequence TAATGGAGTTATTTGTAGCCACATTGTAATTACTAAAATGGAGATCGTCAAGATATTCTTCGAGGATTATAAATATTGAGCGAACGGCTTCGCCGCTGAGCCGTGAGCATCAGCGAATCGCCTCAAGTGTCATGTTATGTCATTTTGCTAAAGCATTAAGTTGACGTTCAATCCCTGCTTTTATTTTATTAGTGCCCTGCCCAAGGACAGTAAGATAGCCTTCCCATTCACGATAGAGTCCGGGTATTTCGCCTTCTGTTATTCCGTGTCCAGAGAGGACTTTCTTCTCTAATTCAATAAAGTTATTTTTAAGCGGAGTGTGCCCACCATCCAATGTCTCCAGGTGTGGAACTAGGTCTGGTGCATAGCTTCGTATGAGCATTTTTAGCCGGCTTACATCGGACCCGGGATGGTTGCGGTTATTAAGAAAAGTGTCCTTGTCGGCCGGTAGGTTCTGTCTTGCATTTATCATCTCTCGCCTATGTCCGTCATATATTGCTTGGCAGAGGCCATACGCCGTCTCTAGTTTTTCAGCTAGAAGTTTCTTTTTCGTATTCTTTTCGTTTAGTCGACTTTGAAGGAATGCACCACCATAGCCACATAAAGCTCCCAACACTACATTTAGTGATCCTACGAATACGTTTGCAGCATCTCCCATTGCACTTAGCCTCTTTAGAATTTGGTTAACGACATAAGTGTTAAAACACTACCGGATCATAAAAATGAGAATTCATCCTCTTCATTTACTTGCGGCTTACTAACCTCTCCAATTGTGTAAAGCTGAATGTCACGACCGTCAATTTTCTCGATTTTTTCAAGCTTTAAGTACGCAATATTACCAGCTGAAATATCATCGATAAGTTTTGCCTCAAATGATGTAAGTGATTGCGTTACTAAACGTCTTTTTCTGCCTAATATATTCGCAACACTCATAGTTTCGCCCAACTTAAGTTGTTTTACACTTGAGGAAAGGGCTTTGAGAAACTCATCATAGGTCTCAATGACTGTTTCAAGCCTTTTTGCTTTTTTTTCTAAAATAAAGACCGAATTCAGAAGATGCTCTACAATTTCTAAAGCAACTCTAAGCTCTGACTCATTCGGTTCGAGAATTTCATGTGCAGCATCATTACCAAGAAATCTAATTGCATGCAGGCGACGCTTATCACCATTAGATACGTGGCCAGCT is a window from the Geoanaerobacter pelophilus genome containing:
- a CDS encoding DUF4145 domain-containing protein codes for the protein MSEEKIIWADCKRCARKTQHEEMYIHHISADPDEYPDAETWQVIRCRGCLNIAFRYQYDDYCDVHETDDGNYEHTTTVSLFPKTIRNHKRLDCSYYIPDVIRNVYQQTLSAYGEEAYILASVGLRATIEATCNHLKISGNSLEKRIDQLFKAGHVSNGDKRRLHAIRFLGNDAAHEILEPNESELRVALEIVEHLLNSVFILEKKAKRLETVIETYDEFLKALSSSVKQLKLGETMSVANILGRKRRLVTQSLTSFEAKLIDDISAGNIAYLKLEKIEKIDGRDIQLYTIGEVSKPQVNEEDEFSFL